A single Marinobacter sp. es.042 DNA region contains:
- a CDS encoding ribonuclease R family protein, with product MLKADALSQLRQLKSDIKENKVVFPGTVKATNGRFGFVALDEGRDVFLPPEEMQKVLPGDRVNVTEQEVEKGKTQGVVDELLETRLNTFVGRYLVKGKGHFVVPETPGINRWIFIPPKERMNAQQDDYIYCQIHKHPIKDGKGQAKVLRVIGKAGKPGIERSFTLATFDLADTWPDAVRAQADSLSESDIESRETGREDRTDRPYVTIDSPGTQDMDDALLAEPNATGWTLSIAIADPTAVIDTDSPAEQEAFNRATAIYFPGEPLPMLPDSISTRLCSLMPEAKRLSLICDLQVNNDGSLGDYSFHQATIKSKGKLSYELVSNLIEGREDDDIKALPDAVANSLDQLHQAATALRKWRNEHALLSGDRPEFRLRLDENKRIRLIEPSIQNEAHRLVEECMVAANRCAADFLSNHTAGLFIQHPGLRDDRADNIRSLIDSHAPHLSGVDAHQAEGFRKLMKETDSLEAEVPVKAILSRQLARAELSFKPAPHQGMGLDAYTTFTSPLRKFSDFYVHRLIKAALWSTPMKALTEDQLEALQAAQIRARQAANSLESWLKSDFAKTLGEEPMAGVISRTVPAGFFVRLDANGLEGFVSCKDLDGKYSFDPVTMRLIHNKNGRIFQLEQPVTVSFAGVDDERRQINFKLVEAQEIASQSSTDGG from the coding sequence ATGCTCAAAGCCGACGCCCTCAGCCAGTTGCGCCAGCTGAAATCGGATATCAAGGAAAACAAGGTGGTTTTCCCCGGTACTGTCAAAGCCACCAATGGCCGCTTCGGATTTGTTGCGCTCGATGAGGGTCGGGATGTTTTCCTTCCCCCGGAGGAAATGCAGAAGGTGCTGCCCGGGGACCGGGTGAACGTCACCGAGCAGGAAGTTGAGAAAGGCAAAACCCAGGGCGTGGTGGACGAACTCCTGGAAACCCGCCTGAACACCTTTGTAGGGCGTTACCTGGTAAAAGGTAAAGGGCATTTCGTGGTGCCCGAGACGCCGGGCATCAACCGCTGGATCTTCATTCCCCCCAAGGAACGAATGAACGCCCAGCAGGACGATTACATCTACTGCCAGATCCACAAGCATCCGATCAAGGACGGCAAGGGCCAGGCCAAGGTACTGCGGGTAATCGGTAAGGCCGGGAAACCTGGTATTGAGCGCTCTTTCACCCTGGCGACGTTTGATCTGGCAGACACCTGGCCGGACGCTGTCCGCGCGCAGGCCGACAGCCTCAGTGAAAGCGACATTGAGTCCAGGGAAACGGGGCGGGAAGACCGCACGGACCGCCCCTATGTAACCATCGACAGCCCTGGCACCCAGGACATGGACGACGCCCTGCTGGCCGAACCCAACGCCACCGGCTGGACACTCTCGATCGCCATTGCCGATCCGACCGCCGTGATCGACACCGACAGCCCGGCGGAACAGGAAGCTTTCAATCGGGCCACCGCTATCTATTTCCCGGGCGAGCCTCTGCCCATGCTGCCAGACAGCATCAGCACCCGCCTGTGCTCTTTGATGCCGGAAGCCAAGCGCCTGTCCCTGATCTGCGATCTTCAGGTCAACAATGATGGCAGTCTTGGCGACTACAGCTTTCATCAGGCCACTATCAAGTCCAAGGGCAAGCTCAGTTACGAGCTCGTTTCCAACCTGATCGAAGGACGGGAAGACGACGACATCAAGGCACTGCCGGACGCCGTTGCCAACAGCCTGGATCAACTGCATCAGGCAGCGACAGCCCTCCGGAAATGGCGCAACGAGCATGCGCTGCTGAGCGGCGACCGTCCCGAATTCCGCCTGCGGCTGGATGAAAACAAACGTATCCGGCTGATCGAACCGTCCATCCAGAATGAAGCCCATCGGCTGGTGGAAGAATGCATGGTTGCCGCCAACCGCTGCGCCGCGGATTTCCTGAGTAACCACACGGCCGGCCTGTTCATCCAGCATCCCGGATTACGGGATGATCGCGCCGACAACATCCGGTCACTGATCGACAGCCACGCACCGCATCTCTCAGGCGTCGACGCCCATCAGGCCGAGGGTTTCAGGAAGCTGATGAAGGAGACGGACTCTCTGGAGGCCGAGGTACCGGTCAAGGCCATCCTGTCCCGCCAGCTGGCCCGGGCAGAGCTGAGCTTCAAGCCGGCTCCTCATCAGGGCATGGGCCTCGATGCCTACACCACCTTTACCTCGCCACTGCGCAAGTTCTCGGATTTCTATGTACACCGTCTGATCAAGGCGGCTCTGTGGAGCACCCCCATGAAAGCGCTGACAGAGGATCAGCTGGAAGCCCTGCAAGCTGCCCAGATCCGCGCCCGACAGGCGGCGAACAGCCTGGAATCCTGGCTCAAAAGCGATTTTGCCAAAACTCTCGGCGAAGAACCCATGGCCGGCGTTATCAGCCGCACAGTGCCCGCCGGCTTCTTCGTTCGCCTGGATGCCAACGGGCTGGAAGGCTTCGTCAGCTGCAAGGATCTTGACGGAAAATACAGCTTTGATCCGGTTACCATGCGCCTTATCCACAACAAGAACGGACGCATCTTCCAGCTGGAGCAACCGGTAACGGTCAGCTTTGCCGGGGTGGATGACGAGCGCAGGCAGATTAATTTCAAGTTGGTGGAAGCCCAGGAAATTGCCAGCCAGAGCAGCACTGACGGCGGTTGA
- a CDS encoding diguanylate cyclase, producing MSLKTRILGLAASLIIVASLASWLAYRELSENIIERWGQQVAEIQVRYDSARLLQSLEREIGLAKQMASSPALLDWARNPDDSALESEAIRQMESFRSNFRDNNYFVALVENGHYYYNNEENEYAGSQFRYVLNKEKPDDAWFFQLIDEGRDFHLNVNPDTELGVTKLWIDVLMRNEAGEIVGMVGTGLSLDAFLQDIVDIGQEGITTLFVDYNGAIQLYRDRNYIDFASIIKPEGQKNTVDLLFEDPQDKQQILGMLQLLKKRGDQAGQVESGFVTVDGRKHLAGVAFLPAIGWFEITLLDLNTLLPTSYLWPLVAVFLGTLLVTLVLFHLIIQTRILKPIMSLEHAVEKVREGSFDLPRLDKPDNEIGWLADHFEKMTQSLGNSTRELEEKVAQRTDELNRLARIDPLTGLKNRRGLDEVLDEEIQRARRQETGFGVLWLDIDHFKSINDNLGHQAGDQILCRVALWLKAGVRPYDHPGRWGGDEFVVLLSPCDPDTLSRIALRIRESVEQESQKTGTPVTASVGGYFALPGDSTDTILRQADRALYQAKHEGRNRVCITTSEDPEINPA from the coding sequence TTGAGCCTTAAAACCCGAATCCTTGGTCTGGCCGCAAGCCTCATAATCGTGGCTTCACTGGCATCGTGGCTGGCCTATCGGGAGCTATCCGAAAATATCATCGAACGCTGGGGCCAACAGGTGGCGGAAATACAGGTGCGCTACGACAGTGCCCGACTGCTGCAGTCACTGGAGCGGGAGATTGGGCTGGCCAAACAGATGGCGAGCTCTCCGGCATTACTCGACTGGGCCAGAAATCCGGATGATTCCGCGCTTGAATCTGAAGCCATCCGCCAGATGGAGAGTTTTCGTTCCAATTTCCGGGACAACAATTACTTCGTTGCTCTTGTTGAGAATGGCCACTATTACTACAACAACGAGGAAAACGAATACGCCGGCAGTCAGTTCCGATATGTTCTCAATAAAGAAAAACCCGATGACGCCTGGTTTTTCCAGCTGATTGATGAAGGTCGGGACTTCCACCTGAACGTCAATCCGGACACCGAACTGGGCGTCACCAAGCTCTGGATCGATGTGTTGATGCGCAACGAGGCCGGCGAGATTGTTGGCATGGTCGGTACCGGTCTGAGTCTGGACGCGTTCCTGCAGGATATTGTCGACATCGGCCAGGAGGGCATCACAACCCTGTTCGTGGACTACAACGGCGCCATTCAGCTGTACCGTGACCGGAACTACATCGACTTCGCCAGCATCATCAAACCCGAAGGTCAGAAGAACACGGTCGATCTGCTGTTCGAGGATCCCCAGGACAAACAGCAGATTCTCGGTATGCTGCAGCTGCTCAAGAAGCGGGGAGACCAGGCCGGCCAGGTGGAAAGCGGCTTCGTAACGGTGGATGGCCGCAAGCATCTGGCCGGGGTTGCCTTCCTGCCGGCAATTGGCTGGTTTGAGATTACGCTGCTCGACCTCAACACACTCCTGCCAACGAGCTACCTGTGGCCGCTGGTGGCCGTATTTCTGGGCACACTGCTGGTCACACTGGTTTTGTTCCACCTGATTATCCAGACCCGAATTCTCAAACCCATCATGAGCCTCGAGCACGCGGTGGAAAAAGTCCGGGAAGGCAGTTTCGACCTGCCACGGCTGGATAAACCGGACAATGAGATCGGCTGGCTGGCCGATCATTTCGAGAAAATGACTCAGAGCCTGGGCAACTCTACCCGGGAACTCGAAGAAAAAGTCGCGCAACGAACCGATGAATTGAACCGACTGGCCCGGATCGATCCCCTGACCGGTCTGAAAAACCGTCGCGGCCTGGACGAGGTTCTCGATGAGGAAATCCAGCGGGCCCGCCGCCAGGAAACCGGTTTTGGCGTACTCTGGCTGGACATTGACCATTTCAAGAGTATCAACGACAACCTGGGCCATCAGGCGGGCGATCAGATCCTGTGCCGGGTGGCGCTGTGGCTGAAGGCCGGCGTGCGCCCTTATGATCACCCCGGACGCTGGGGTGGCGACGAATTCGTGGTACTGCTGTCACCTTGCGACCCGGACACGTTGAGTCGGATCGCTCTTCGCATCCGGGAATCCGTGGAACAGGAAAGCCAAAAAACCGGAACCCCGGTTACTGCCAGTGTTGGTGGCTACTTCGCCCTGCCAGGTGACAGCACCGACACCATTCTTCGCCAGGCAGATCGGGCCCTCTATCAGGCCAAACATGAGGGCCGGAACCGGGTGTGTATCACCACCTCGGAAGACCCGGAGATTAACCCCGCGTAA
- a CDS encoding DUF411 domain-containing protein, with amino-acid sequence MKKHTLALGLMAALGFSTTALAGGAAPSIHVYKSPTCGCCGDWIDHLEDNGFTVTATDTNDMGRIKADAGLIAGLGSCHTAFIGDYVIEGHVPADDIKRLISEAPRATGLSVPGMPIGSPGMEMGDRKDHFKVILFNESGQTRIFSEHN; translated from the coding sequence ATGAAAAAGCACACCCTGGCTCTTGGTCTGATGGCGGCTCTGGGGTTCAGCACCACGGCGTTGGCCGGCGGCGCGGCCCCGAGCATCCATGTTTACAAATCCCCAACCTGCGGCTGTTGTGGTGACTGGATTGATCACCTCGAGGACAATGGCTTCACGGTGACAGCAACCGACACCAACGACATGGGCAGGATCAAGGCCGACGCCGGTCTGATCGCCGGTCTGGGTAGCTGCCACACCGCCTTTATCGGTGATTATGTTATTGAAGGCCACGTTCCGGCCGACGACATCAAACGCCTGATCAGCGAAGCGCCCCGAGCCACAGGCCTCAGCGTGCCGGGTATGCCCATCGGATCTCCGGGCATGGAGATGGGCGACCGGAAAGACCACTTCAAGGTCATCCTGTTCAACGAGTCAGGACAGACGCGGATTTTTTCCGAGCATAACTAG
- a CDS encoding heavy metal translocating P-type ATPase — protein MTDTPVLQTTLSISGASCQGCAKKIRNALEPLTGDTGLVEVDLEKQTVALPEGVDASEAARIVTETGYPAEPFVEDATPGSCCPPAHQDKGNSNDSAEDRATGERSAPASSEATTGADEQIHLSVTGATCASCVNTIEKALMSVSGISHAHMNLADNTATATGDADPEALVKAVESSGYGASVIEDADEADDRKQEEDRKQYKSLLVKMAVSLSLGLGLMVYGMGFDTMMVTDANQLTWLNLGILTLGVMIATGRHFYTGAWKAFRHHNANMDTLIALGTGTAWLYSIVVASIPGALPEMARHVYFEASAMIIGLINLGQALELRAKGKTSEAVRRLLDLRAKTARVIRDGEEQDLPVEEVRKGDHIRVRPGEKLPVDGVIAEGSTRIDESMLTGEPMPVSKSEGDEVSAGTLNTHGSIIYEATRVGSETALAQIIKLVKKAQGSKPAIGRLADRISSVFVPTVMLIAVVAALVWYNVGPEPAVVHMMVAATTVLIIACPCALGLATPMSVMVGVGKAAEYGALIRQGDALQTAGKLDLVILDKTGTITEGHPAVTRVHAIDGDEQRLLALAAGLEQHSEHPLAEAVLEKAKEKNVEPEKVTDFEALNGKGVLGKLDGESLRLGNRRWLENQGIGLDSLAEAARAITEEAGTPLFLALGNEAVGVIGVADAIKPDSKAAIQRLHQAGIKVMMVTGDVDATAKAIAKKAGIDDYRAEVLPEDKAGVVSEMRGKGHVVAMVGDGINDAPALAAADVGFAIGTGTDVAIESAGITLMRGSLHGVPDAIEISRATVKNIHQNLFGAFVYNTMGIPVAAGLLYPVWGILMSPILAGAAMSLSSVTVVSNANRLRLFRTSHRPEQGDGHSDPKQQKERN, from the coding sequence ATGACTGATACACCTGTTTTACAAACAACCCTCAGCATTTCCGGAGCTTCGTGCCAGGGCTGTGCGAAGAAGATTCGTAACGCCCTGGAGCCGTTGACCGGCGATACTGGGCTGGTTGAAGTCGATCTGGAAAAACAGACCGTGGCCTTGCCGGAGGGAGTGGATGCCTCTGAGGCCGCGCGTATTGTTACCGAGACTGGTTACCCGGCTGAGCCTTTTGTAGAAGACGCCACGCCGGGCAGTTGCTGTCCTCCAGCTCATCAGGATAAGGGCAACTCCAACGACAGCGCCGAAGACCGGGCAACCGGTGAACGTTCGGCACCTGCCAGCTCTGAAGCGACAACCGGAGCGGATGAGCAAATTCATCTTTCGGTGACAGGTGCGACCTGTGCCTCTTGTGTCAATACGATTGAAAAGGCTCTGATGTCGGTTTCCGGGATCAGCCATGCGCATATGAACCTGGCAGACAATACCGCCACTGCCACGGGTGATGCCGATCCCGAGGCCCTGGTGAAGGCGGTTGAAAGTTCCGGTTATGGCGCCAGCGTGATCGAGGACGCGGACGAAGCAGACGATCGCAAGCAGGAGGAAGACCGGAAGCAGTACAAGTCACTGCTGGTAAAAATGGCGGTGAGTCTGAGCCTGGGTCTTGGCCTGATGGTCTACGGCATGGGTTTCGACACCATGATGGTGACGGATGCCAATCAGCTCACCTGGCTGAACCTGGGCATTCTCACTCTTGGGGTAATGATCGCTACCGGACGCCACTTCTACACAGGTGCGTGGAAGGCATTCCGTCACCATAACGCCAACATGGACACCCTGATTGCCCTGGGTACCGGTACCGCCTGGCTCTATTCCATTGTCGTGGCGAGTATTCCCGGTGCTCTCCCGGAAATGGCTCGCCATGTCTACTTTGAGGCCTCGGCGATGATCATCGGCCTGATCAACCTGGGGCAAGCGCTGGAGCTTCGGGCCAAAGGCAAAACGTCAGAAGCGGTGCGCCGGTTGCTTGACCTGCGGGCGAAAACCGCGCGAGTGATTCGCGATGGTGAAGAGCAGGATCTTCCGGTCGAGGAGGTTCGCAAGGGCGACCATATTCGGGTACGGCCGGGAGAAAAATTGCCGGTCGATGGTGTCATCGCCGAAGGCTCCACCCGCATTGATGAGAGCATGCTCACGGGTGAGCCCATGCCGGTGAGCAAGTCCGAAGGCGATGAGGTTTCTGCCGGCACCCTGAATACCCATGGTTCAATTATCTATGAGGCCACCCGGGTAGGCAGTGAAACCGCGCTGGCGCAGATCATCAAGCTGGTGAAGAAAGCCCAGGGCTCCAAGCCCGCCATCGGTCGGCTTGCCGACAGGATTTCATCGGTGTTCGTGCCCACCGTGATGCTGATTGCGGTAGTCGCGGCGCTGGTCTGGTACAACGTTGGGCCGGAACCGGCCGTGGTTCACATGATGGTGGCAGCCACCACGGTGCTGATTATCGCCTGCCCCTGTGCCCTGGGCCTGGCGACCCCGATGTCGGTGATGGTCGGGGTTGGCAAGGCTGCGGAGTACGGCGCACTGATTCGTCAGGGCGATGCCCTGCAAACCGCCGGCAAGCTGGATCTGGTCATACTGGATAAAACCGGCACCATCACCGAAGGCCATCCTGCTGTCACCCGCGTTCATGCCATCGACGGAGATGAGCAGCGGCTGCTGGCCCTGGCGGCCGGGCTGGAACAACACTCCGAGCATCCCCTGGCCGAGGCCGTTCTGGAGAAGGCCAAAGAGAAAAACGTTGAGCCCGAGAAAGTGACCGATTTTGAAGCCCTGAACGGCAAAGGGGTGCTAGGTAAACTCGACGGTGAGTCCCTGCGTCTGGGCAATCGCCGCTGGCTGGAAAACCAGGGCATTGGACTGGACAGCTTGGCTGAGGCCGCCCGCGCAATAACTGAGGAGGCCGGCACGCCCCTGTTCCTGGCATTGGGCAACGAGGCCGTCGGCGTCATTGGGGTAGCCGATGCGATCAAACCGGACTCCAAGGCCGCTATCCAGCGACTCCACCAAGCTGGCATCAAGGTGATGATGGTCACCGGCGATGTCGACGCCACCGCGAAAGCCATCGCAAAAAAGGCTGGTATCGATGACTATCGAGCAGAAGTCCTCCCGGAGGACAAGGCCGGGGTGGTCAGCGAAATGCGCGGCAAAGGGCACGTTGTTGCTATGGTCGGCGATGGAATCAACGACGCCCCGGCCCTGGCGGCGGCGGACGTCGGCTTTGCCATTGGCACCGGAACGGATGTTGCCATTGAGAGCGCCGGCATCACACTGATGCGTGGTTCGCTACACGGCGTGCCCGATGCCATCGAGATCTCCCGGGCCACCGTGAAAAACATTCACCAGAACCTGTTCGGTGCGTTCGTATACAACACCATGGGCATTCCGGTGGCCGCCGGCCTGCTCTACCCGGTCTGGGGAATACTGATGAGCCCCATTCTGGCTGGCGCCGCGATGTCATTGTCATCGGTCACCGTGGTCTCCAACGCCAACCGTTTGAGGCTGTTCCGAACCAGCCACCGGCCGGAACAAGGCGACGGGCACAGTGATCCGAAACAGCAAAAGGAGCGGAACTGA
- a CDS encoding MerR family transcriptional regulator: MKVKEIADAAGVNPDTVRFYTREELLKPTRNPDNNYQQYDTEDLRRLRFARKARQLGFSLPEIRQILDQADDHHSPCPMVRDVFQHRLAEVEREIRELQQLRKRMTSALAAWQDMPDGTPDGHTICRLIEHWDDPAPCCGANEQNEG, from the coding sequence ATGAAAGTAAAAGAGATTGCAGACGCCGCTGGTGTTAATCCGGATACGGTGCGTTTTTACACCCGGGAAGAACTGCTCAAACCAACCCGTAACCCGGACAACAACTACCAGCAATACGATACCGAGGATCTTCGACGGCTTCGCTTTGCCCGTAAGGCCCGTCAGCTGGGATTTTCCTTGCCTGAAATTCGGCAGATTCTGGATCAGGCGGACGACCATCATTCGCCGTGTCCGATGGTTCGGGATGTGTTTCAACACCGGCTGGCAGAAGTTGAGCGGGAGATTCGGGAGCTGCAGCAGCTTCGCAAGCGGATGACCTCTGCGCTGGCGGCCTGGCAGGACATGCCGGATGGCACGCCGGATGGACACACCATCTGCCGGTTGATCGAACACTGGGATGATCCGGCGCCCTGTTGCGGGGCAAACGAACAGAACGAGGGGTGA